The Gemmatimonadota bacterium genome has a segment encoding these proteins:
- a CDS encoding N-acetyltransferase: MADFFVHESSYVDAGAVIGSGTKIWHFCHVMGGAVIGERCSLGQNVVVMPGTRIGHNVKIQNNVSIYEGVELEDDVFCGPSCVFTNVINPRSHVSRKEEYRRTLVRRGASIGANATIVCGATLGEYAFIGAGAVVTGMVPDYALMVGVPARRIGWMCQCGERLALDAGHATCKACGSSYQEDGDRLRPIVPPVAPG, encoded by the coding sequence ATGGCAGATTTCTTCGTCCACGAGTCCTCGTACGTGGACGCCGGGGCGGTAATCGGAAGCGGGACCAAGATCTGGCATTTCTGCCATGTCATGGGCGGGGCGGTCATCGGGGAGCGCTGCTCCCTGGGGCAGAACGTGGTGGTCATGCCGGGGACCCGGATCGGCCACAACGTCAAGATCCAGAACAATGTCTCGATCTACGAAGGCGTGGAGCTCGAAGACGACGTCTTCTGCGGCCCCTCCTGCGTCTTCACGAACGTGATCAATCCCCGCAGTCACGTCTCCCGGAAGGAGGAGTACCGGCGCACCCTGGTGCGGCGGGGCGCCTCGATTGGGGCCAACGCGACCATCGTCTGTGGGGCAACCCTCGGCGAATACGCATTTATTGGCGCCGGGGCCGTCGTGACGGGCATGGTCCCGGATTATGCCCTGATGGTTGGGGTCCCGGCCCGGCGGATCGGATGGATGTGCCAGTGCGGGGAGCGGTTGGCGCTGGACGCAGGGCACGCGACGTGCAAGGCCTGCGGTTCGAGCTATCAGGAAGACGGCGACCGGCTGCGGCCGATTGTCCCGCCCGTGGCGCCGGGCTAA
- a CDS encoding DegT/DnrJ/EryC1/StrS family aminotransferase, producing MPVPMLDLVAQHRIIGKEVQAAVQSVIDRQAFIMGPEIPALEQAIATLTGVRRGIGCASGTDALLLPIRALDLTPGDEVIAPAFTFFATAGAIHNAGGVPVFADIDPVTFNVTPEAIEAAITPRTRAIVVVHLFGQMAPMERIVPIAAKHGLAIIEDGAQTIGARRLVDGQWKHPGQLGTVATLSFFPTKNLGAWGDGGMMLTNDEALGERLARLRLHGGAKQYHHDEIGYNSRLDSLQAAVLLAKLPHLATWNAQRQAHAAHYDAAFTGLAGVCPPRTDPANEHIWHQYTIRAERRDALMAHLKSRGIGCAVYYPLPLHLQPCFAHLGYMRGSLPVTEAAMDSVLSLPIFAELTPAQLDEVVGGITEFYA from the coding sequence ATGCCTGTTCCCATGCTCGACCTGGTTGCCCAGCACCGAATCATCGGCAAAGAGGTCCAAGCGGCTGTCCAATCGGTCATTGATCGTCAAGCATTCATCATGGGGCCCGAGATCCCGGCCCTTGAGCAGGCCATTGCCACCCTGACCGGGGTGCGCCGCGGTATCGGCTGCGCCAGCGGCACCGACGCCCTCCTCCTCCCGATCCGCGCGCTGGACCTGACGCCGGGCGACGAAGTGATCGCGCCCGCCTTCACCTTCTTTGCGACGGCCGGGGCAATCCACAATGCCGGCGGCGTGCCGGTCTTTGCCGACATTGATCCGGTGACGTTCAACGTCACCCCGGAAGCGATCGAGGCCGCCATCACCCCGCGCACCCGCGCGATCGTCGTGGTGCACCTCTTCGGCCAGATGGCGCCGATGGAGCGCATCGTCCCGATCGCCGCCAAGCATGGCCTCGCGATCATCGAGGACGGCGCGCAAACCATCGGCGCGCGCCGCCTGGTGGACGGCCAGTGGAAGCATCCCGGCCAGCTCGGCACGGTGGCGACCCTCTCCTTCTTCCCGACCAAGAACCTCGGGGCGTGGGGCGACGGCGGCATGATGCTGACGAACGACGAGGCGCTCGGTGAGCGGCTCGCCCGGCTCCGGCTGCACGGCGGGGCCAAGCAGTACCACCACGACGAGATCGGCTACAACTCGCGCCTCGATTCGCTTCAGGCGGCGGTGTTGCTCGCCAAGCTGCCGCACCTGGCCACCTGGAATGCGCAGCGCCAGGCACACGCGGCGCACTACGATGCTGCGTTCACCGGACTCGCCGGCGTCTGTCCGCCACGCACCGATCCGGCGAACGAGCACATCTGGCACCAGTACACCATTCGCGCCGAGCGGCGCGATGCCCTGATGGCGCACCTCAAGTCGCGCGGCATCGGCTGCGCCGTGTACTACCCGCTGCCGCTCCATCTGCAGCCCTGCTTCGCGCACCTCGGCTACATGCGCGGTTCGCTGCCGGTGACCGAGGCGGCGATGGACTCGGTCCTCTCGCTGCCGATCTTCGCGGAACTGACGCCGGCCCAGCTCGACGAGGTGGTCGGCGGCATCACGGAGTTCTACGCGTGA
- a CDS encoding Gfo/Idh/MocA family oxidoreductase, with the protein MSLGTRPAFVSADPILGRKIRVALVGCGRISANHFEAFEAHAAECEVVAVCDSEPEALARAVARTGARGFTHLDALLAGSDADVVVLATPSGLHAAQAIACAEAGRHVVTEKPMATRWQDGKAMVTACDRADVHLFVVKQNRRNATVQAVKRAVEAGRFGRIYMVSVNVFWQRPQSYYDSAAWRGTWEFDGGAFMNQASHYVDLLDWLIGPVESVQAYTATLARTIEVEDSGVLAIRWRNGALGTMAVTMLTHPKNFEGSITILGEHGTVRLGGVAVNQIDHWEFAEPHPDDSKITEASYATTSVYGHGHKGYYENVFATLRGKAHADTDGREGLHSLELLIATYLAARDGRRVALPLEY; encoded by the coding sequence GTGAGTCTCGGCACCCGACCGGCCTTCGTCTCCGCCGACCCGATCCTCGGGCGGAAGATCCGCGTGGCCCTGGTCGGCTGCGGCCGCATCTCGGCGAATCATTTCGAGGCCTTCGAGGCGCACGCCGCGGAGTGTGAGGTCGTCGCGGTCTGCGATTCAGAACCGGAAGCGCTCGCCAGGGCGGTCGCACGGACCGGCGCCCGCGGCTTCACCCATCTCGACGCGCTGCTCGCCGGCAGTGATGCCGACGTGGTCGTGCTGGCCACGCCGAGCGGCCTCCACGCGGCACAGGCAATCGCCTGCGCCGAGGCCGGGCGGCATGTCGTGACCGAGAAGCCGATGGCGACGCGCTGGCAGGACGGCAAGGCGATGGTCACGGCCTGCGACCGTGCCGACGTACACCTCTTCGTCGTCAAGCAGAACCGTCGCAACGCCACCGTGCAGGCGGTGAAGCGCGCGGTCGAGGCCGGCCGTTTCGGGCGGATCTACATGGTCTCGGTCAACGTCTTCTGGCAGCGGCCGCAATCGTACTACGACTCGGCGGCGTGGCGCGGCACCTGGGAGTTCGACGGCGGCGCGTTCATGAACCAGGCCAGTCACTACGTCGACCTGCTCGACTGGCTCATCGGCCCCGTCGAGAGCGTGCAGGCGTACACCGCCACGCTGGCCCGCACCATCGAGGTCGAGGACTCCGGCGTCCTGGCGATCCGCTGGCGCAATGGGGCGCTCGGCACGATGGCGGTCACGATGCTGACCCATCCGAAGAACTTCGAGGGATCAATCACCATCCTCGGCGAGCATGGCACCGTGCGCCTCGGTGGCGTCGCGGTGAACCAGATCGACCATTGGGAATTTGCCGAGCCGCATCCTGACGACAGCAAGATCACCGAGGCGAGCTACGCCACGACGTCGGTGTACGGCCACGGCCACAAGGGATATTACGAGAACGTCTTCGCGACGCTGCGCGGCAAGGCCCACGCCGATACCGACGGCCGCGAAGGGCTGCATTCGCTGGAGTTGTTGATTGCCACCTATCTCGCGGCCCGTGATGGCCGGCGAGTCGCCCTGCCTCTGGAGTACTGA
- a CDS encoding nucleotide sugar dehydrogenase, whose amino-acid sequence MSLANDLIARAASRDLTFGIVGCGYVGLPLAVELGRAGFKVIGYDISEKVCDALNAGKSHIKDITDADVAELRKDGRFHATTDASELGLADAISICVPTPLSKYKDPDVSFIVAATESIKATLRRGQVIILESTTYPGTTREIMLPALESTGLKVGEDFFLAFSPERVDPGNPTYGTRNTPKVVGGITRDCHRVACACYAPAVDTLVPVSTTEAAELVKLLENTFRSVNIGLVNEMAIVCDKLGVDVWEVIDAAATKPFGFMKFTPGPGLGGHCIPIDPHYLAWKMRGLNYKTRFIDLAGELNSEMPLFWVRKTMEELNGHSKAIKGAKVLVLGVAYKKDIDDLRESPALDILGLLHQYGADVSYHDPYVAGFSEAGHDYKSVPLTPAAVAAADVVLVVTDHTSIDWKMVKQNARLAVDTRHVLAKIDA is encoded by the coding sequence ATGTCGCTTGCGAACGATCTCATTGCCCGCGCGGCCTCCCGCGACCTCACCTTCGGCATCGTCGGGTGCGGCTACGTCGGCCTCCCGCTCGCCGTCGAGCTCGGCCGTGCCGGCTTCAAGGTCATCGGCTACGATATCTCGGAAAAGGTGTGCGACGCCCTCAATGCGGGGAAGTCGCACATCAAGGACATCACCGATGCCGACGTCGCCGAGCTCCGCAAGGACGGCCGCTTCCACGCGACCACCGACGCCTCGGAGCTCGGCCTCGCCGACGCGATCTCGATCTGCGTTCCGACGCCCCTCTCCAAGTACAAGGACCCCGACGTTTCCTTCATCGTTGCTGCCACCGAGTCGATCAAGGCGACGCTTCGGCGCGGCCAGGTGATCATCCTCGAGAGCACCACCTATCCGGGCACCACCCGCGAGATCATGCTGCCGGCGCTCGAGAGCACCGGGCTCAAGGTCGGCGAGGACTTCTTCCTCGCCTTCTCGCCCGAGCGCGTCGATCCGGGCAATCCGACCTACGGCACCCGCAACACGCCGAAGGTCGTCGGCGGCATCACGCGCGACTGTCATCGCGTCGCCTGCGCCTGTTACGCCCCGGCCGTCGACACGCTCGTCCCGGTCAGCACCACCGAGGCGGCCGAGCTGGTCAAGCTGCTGGAGAACACCTTCCGCAGCGTCAACATCGGCCTCGTCAACGAGATGGCGATCGTCTGCGACAAGCTCGGCGTCGACGTCTGGGAAGTGATCGATGCGGCGGCGACGAAGCCATTCGGCTTCATGAAGTTCACGCCGGGGCCTGGTCTTGGCGGGCACTGCATCCCGATCGACCCGCACTACCTCGCCTGGAAGATGCGCGGCCTCAACTACAAGACCCGCTTCATCGACCTCGCCGGCGAGCTCAACAGCGAGATGCCGCTCTTCTGGGTGCGCAAGACGATGGAAGAGCTCAACGGCCACAGCAAGGCGATCAAGGGTGCCAAGGTCCTGGTGCTCGGCGTGGCCTACAAGAAGGACATCGACGACCTCCGCGAGTCGCCGGCACTCGACATTCTCGGCCTGCTGCACCAGTACGGCGCCGACGTGAGCTACCACGATCCGTATGTCGCCGGCTTCTCCGAAGCCGGGCACGACTACAAGTCGGTGCCGCTCACCCCGGCCGCCGTGGCCGCTGCGGACGTGGTGCTCGTCGTGACCGACCACACCTCGATCGACTGGAAGATGGTCAAGCAGAACGCGCGGCTCGCTGTCGACACCCGCCACGTGCTGGCGAAGATCGACGCATGA
- a CDS encoding UDP-glucose/GDP-mannose dehydrogenase family protein: MKVTVIGSGYVGLVAGACLAETGNDVVCADVDAKKIDGLRNGILPIYEPGLDVLVVRNAAEGRLRFTTEIGEAVRHGDIVFIAVGTPPGEDGSADLQHVLAVATTIGNHCDRFKVVVTKSTVPVGTAEKVRGALTATGAKDFAVASNPEFLKEGAAIDDFMKPDRVVLGTDDPRAEEMLRELYAPFVRSGAPILFMDIPSAEVTKYAANAMLATRISFMNQIADLCERVGADVFAVRNGIGSDSRIGKAFLFPGPGYGGSCFPKDVKALVHTARGVGMAPDLLEAVEAVNARQKQVMFTKLQALLGAMRGTTVAVWGLAFKAGTDDMRESPAVALIDALLAAGASVRAHDPEAMTVARGVWGDRITFATDPWQALEGADALAVVTEWLVYRTPDFDRIKAALHRPIVVDGRNLYEPARMARLGFQYAGIGRRMS; the protein is encoded by the coding sequence ATGAAGGTGACCGTGATCGGCTCCGGCTATGTCGGCCTCGTCGCCGGCGCCTGCCTCGCGGAGACCGGCAACGACGTGGTCTGCGCGGACGTCGATGCGAAGAAGATCGACGGCCTGCGGAACGGCATCCTCCCGATCTACGAACCGGGCCTCGACGTGCTGGTGGTCCGGAATGCCGCCGAGGGGCGGCTCCGCTTCACCACCGAGATCGGCGAGGCGGTGCGGCACGGCGACATCGTCTTCATTGCGGTCGGCACGCCCCCCGGCGAGGACGGCAGCGCCGACCTGCAGCACGTCCTGGCGGTGGCCACGACCATCGGCAACCACTGCGACCGCTTCAAGGTCGTGGTGACGAAGTCCACCGTGCCGGTCGGCACCGCGGAGAAGGTGCGCGGCGCGCTGACCGCCACCGGGGCGAAGGACTTTGCCGTCGCGTCGAACCCCGAGTTCCTCAAGGAAGGGGCGGCGATCGACGACTTCATGAAGCCCGACCGCGTGGTGCTCGGCACCGACGATCCGCGCGCCGAGGAGATGCTCCGTGAACTGTACGCACCGTTCGTGCGGAGCGGTGCGCCGATTCTCTTCATGGATATCCCGTCGGCCGAGGTGACCAAGTACGCCGCCAACGCCATGCTGGCGACGCGAATCTCCTTCATGAACCAGATCGCCGACCTCTGCGAACGCGTCGGGGCCGATGTCTTCGCGGTGCGGAACGGGATCGGCAGCGACTCGCGGATCGGCAAGGCGTTCCTCTTCCCGGGCCCGGGCTACGGTGGCTCCTGCTTTCCGAAGGACGTGAAGGCGCTGGTGCACACCGCGCGTGGCGTCGGCATGGCGCCCGACCTGCTCGAGGCGGTGGAGGCGGTCAACGCACGGCAGAAGCAGGTGATGTTCACCAAGCTGCAGGCGTTGCTCGGCGCCATGCGCGGCACGACCGTGGCGGTCTGGGGCCTCGCCTTCAAGGCGGGCACCGACGACATGCGCGAGAGCCCGGCGGTCGCGCTGATCGACGCGCTGCTGGCAGCGGGTGCCTCGGTGCGGGCGCACGACCCCGAGGCGATGACCGTCGCGCGCGGTGTCTGGGGCGACCGGATCACCTTCGCCACCGATCCGTGGCAGGCGCTCGAGGGCGCCGATGCGCTCGCCGTGGTGACCGAATGGCTGGTCTACCGCACGCCCGACTTCGACCGGATCAAGGCGGCGCTGCATCGTCCGATCGTGGTGGATGGGCGCAATCTCTATGAGCCGGCGCGCATGGCGCGGCTTGGTTTCCAGTATGCCGGCATTGGCCGGAGGATGAG